The Candidatus Binatia bacterium genome includes the window CTCGCGGCGCTGTTCGCCTTCGCGGGCGGCACGAAGCTCGTGCTGCCGATCGAGGAGATGACGCGCGACGTCGCGCTGCCGGGCTGGTTTCTGCGCTTCATCGGCGTCGCCGAGCTCGCGGGTGGGCTCGGGCTCGTCCTGCCGGCGATCACCGGCATCCGTCCGGGGCTCGTCCCGCTCGCCGCGCTCGGGCTCGTGATCATCATGATCGGCGCGGTCGTGCTCTCCGCCGAGGTCCACGGTCCGGCCTCGGCGCTGCCCGCGCTGATCGCGGGGCTCGGCGCGAGCTTCGTCGCGTACGGGCGCTGGTCCGTGCTGCCGCACCGCGCGTCGTCGACGCAGACGGCGCTGCGCTCGGCGTAGTCAGGAGGAGCATCTGCGCGCGGCGGTGACGGCGAGGATCGTGACGGCCGGCGCGCGGCTGCGGCCGACGCGGGTGCCTGCGCCCTAGGCATGCGCGGTCGGCTCGGCGAGATCGCGGCGCTCTTCCTGCGCCTCGGCACGACGGCGTTCGGCGGACCCGCCGCGCACGTCGCGCTGATGCGCGACGAGGTGGTGCGGCGCCGCCGCTGGGTGTCGGACGAGGAGTTCCTCGACCTCCTCGGCGCGACCAACCTGATCCCCGGCCCGAACTCGACCGAGATGGCGATCCACCTCGGCCACCGCCGCGCCGGCTGGCCGGGGCTGCTGGTCGCCGGCGTCTCCTTCATCTTGCCGGCGGCGCTGATCACGCTGGTCCTCGCCTGGGCGTACGTCCGCTACGGCTCGATGCCCGAGGTCGGCTGGCTGCTCTACGGCGTCAAGCCGGCGATCCTCGCGGTCGTCGTGCAGGCGATCGCGAGCCTCGCGCCGCGCGCCGCGCGCACGCCGTCGCTGTTGGCGCTCGGCGCCGCGGTGCTCGTGATCGCGGCGCTCGGCGGCAACGAGTTCCTCGTCCTGCTCGCGGCGGGTGCGGCGTGCATCGCGCTGCGCGCGCTCGAGCGCCGACGCGGTGCGCCGGGCGCTGCGTCGCTCGCTCTGCTGCCTGCGGCGGCGGTGACGACGGCGGCGAGCGCTCCGGCGGCGGCAGCGCCGGTCGGGAGCGCGGCGCTGTTCTGGCCGTTCTTCAAGATCGGCTCGGTGCTGTTCGGCAGCGGCTACGTGCTGCTCGCCTTCCTGCAGGCGGAGCTCGTCGAGCGCCTCGGCTGGCTCGATCAGGCTCAGCTCCTCGACGCGATCGCGATCGGCCAGATGACGCCCGGCCCGGTGTTCACCACCGCGACCTTCGTCGGCTACCTGCTCGGCGGCACGAGCGGCGCCGTCGTCGCCACCAGCGGCATCTTCCTGCCCGCGTTCGTCTTCGTGGCGCTGAGCGCGCCGCTCCTGCCGCGGCTAAGGACGTCGTGGATCGCGTCGGCGTTTCTCGACGGCGTGAACGTCGCGTCGCTCGCTCTGATGGCCGTCGTGACGCTGCAGCTTCTGCGTGCCGCCGTGGTCGACGTGCCGAGCGCGGTCATCGGCCTGGTCGCGCTCGTGCTGCTGCTGCGTCACGGCGTGAGCTCGACCTGGCTCGTGCTCGGCGGCGCGCTCGTGGGGCTCGTCGCCGGCTCTCTGCGCTGAAAAACGGCGTCAAGCAACGGCGCCGCCCTTGCCGATCTGCGCTCCCGAGGTTACTCTGCTCCGTCCGGAGCCGTGTGTGTGGTCACCTCCTCCCGAGCGGCTCCGATTCCTTCCTCGATCCGTCGGTCTCTCACGGCACCTGGCCCGAGCACCACTTCCGGCGCCTGCCGGCGAGGACGCGCCGTGCCCGTGGCTGCGTCCTCGCCCCCGTCCAAGGACGAGGAGGTGAGCACGGCGGCAGCGAAGCGGAGGGGAAGGCCCGAAGAGGAAGGACAACGGATACGGAGAAGGGAAGGACGATCGAAACGAAAGCGAGCAGCGAGCACCGCATCGATGGGGCGGGGCGTCGAACCACCGCGACCGGAGCCACGGTCGAGGTCCGCGTCCGGCCGAACGTGATCCGCCGCCGCGCGGCCGCGCGCCGCGCGTCGGGTGAAACTTCCGGCGCACCGACGCCGCCCAGCACGCCGACAGCTCCGAGCGCAGCGACGTCGTCGAGCATTCCGACGTCGAACCAGCCGCTCGACGCGCTCTCCGAGCTGATCGCGCCCGCCACGATCGACACGGGCGACGCCGTGCTGCTCGATCTGCCGGCCCCGCCCGCGCCGGAGCCGACGCCTGCCGCGCCCGAGGTCTCCGCGCGCCAGGCCGAGGCGCAGCCCGCGGCACGCGAGACCGAGGCCCGGCCCGCGGCCGAGCCGACGCACGCAACGCGCGGGAAGGCGGACGTCGCGACGCCGTCGCGTACGAGCGAGCGCCAGGCCGCTGCGCGCACCGTCGAGCAGCCGACCGTGGCGAGCCCGGCCGAGGCGACGAGCGCGGCCAGCGAGGCCGCCCCCGCGAGCGCGCCCGCGCAGCCGGAGGCGAAGGCTGTGGCAACGCAGCCGGAGCCAGCGACCGCGTCGGCCCAGCCGACGCCGACGAGCGCCGCCGCCGAGCCAGCGGCCACGAGCGCAGCAGCGCAGCCCACGGACACGAGCGCGCTCACGCCGCCGACGCCCGCGCGCGCGGAAGCGCAGCCGACCT containing:
- a CDS encoding DoxX family protein; this translates as MNLALWTVQILLAALFAFAGGTKLVLPIEEMTRDVALPGWFLRFIGVAELAGGLGLVLPAITGIRPGLVPLAALGLVIIMIGAVVLSAEVHGPASALPALIAGLGASFVAYGRWSVLPHRASSTQTALRSA
- the chrA gene encoding chromate efflux transporter yields the protein MRGRLGEIAALFLRLGTTAFGGPAAHVALMRDEVVRRRRWVSDEEFLDLLGATNLIPGPNSTEMAIHLGHRRAGWPGLLVAGVSFILPAALITLVLAWAYVRYGSMPEVGWLLYGVKPAILAVVVQAIASLAPRAARTPSLLALGAAVLVIAALGGNEFLVLLAAGAACIALRALERRRGAPGAASLALLPAAAVTTAASAPAAAAPVGSAALFWPFFKIGSVLFGSGYVLLAFLQAELVERLGWLDQAQLLDAIAIGQMTPGPVFTTATFVGYLLGGTSGAVVATSGIFLPAFVFVALSAPLLPRLRTSWIASAFLDGVNVASLALMAVVTLQLLRAAVVDVPSAVIGLVALVLLLRHGVSSTWLVLGGALVGLVAGSLR